From Drosophila yakuba strain Tai18E2 chromosome 2L, Prin_Dyak_Tai18E2_2.1, whole genome shotgun sequence, one genomic window encodes:
- the LOC6527684 gene encoding uncharacterized protein LOC6527684 isoform X14, translated as MNKVELKHKNKDQGPCARVRKIRPINMGGNVEQRPWTPTVRIGRIAAETTNPGPATVQLPTLIGSKVPDSKKKAAPSYSFGHKLGGKYDTSGPGPAQYNVTGMRAKGRDYPRAATLQSRPKELTRFSNPGPGEYDVVPAAKAVIDATPKYTFGQRPVALKTFQIPGPNHYQVVPLDVVKRRAPRYSFRIKVNVYLVNNPAPNSYCPERVTQSKKNAPRYTFGRRTKIEHDQGTPAPGAYCPEKVKLNKTPEFSFGIKHHEQRPDYTPAPGTYKPEQVVLEHMPAYSFGLKTKHVHVSDTPAPGAYSPEKSRLHSTPAYSIAGKASHDVVDCTPAPGAYEPEKCVLSRTPAFSFGHRAELAKSSDTPAPGTYNPEKVRMDHTPAFTLSGRPETRSVSETPAPGSYAPEKYRNDRTPAFTFGGKHEQRLESSTPAPGDYCPEKVRHDHNPAFSFSGRHDLHKPSDTPAPGAYSPEKVRQDHTPAFSMAGKYTQKVSSDSPAPGDYCPEKVRLDHTPAYSFGVKSDPKVENSTPAPGDYHPEKVRQDHNPAFSFGGRPELQKPDYTPAPGAYFPEKVRLDHNPAFSMAGKHDSKISSDTPAPGDYSPEKVRQDTNLAYSFAGRHDLHKPSETPAPGAYSPEKVRLDHNPAFTMAGKYDQKILNGTPAPGDYSPEKCRLDHTPAYSFGGKNDPKVENHTPAPGDYHPEKVRLDHNPAFSFAGRHDLHKPSDTPAPGAYSPEKVRQDHNPAFSMAGKPVEKLTNGTPAPGDYCPEKVRLDHTPAYTFGGKNDPKVENNTPAPGDYHPEKVRQDHNPAFSFAGRHDLHKPSDNPAPGAYCPEKVRQDHNPAFSMAGKHSQKVANDTPAPGDYSPEKVRLDHTPAYTFGGKNDPRVENNTPAPGDYHPEKVRQDHNPAFSFAGRHDLQKPSDTPAPGAYFPEKVRQDHNPAFTMAGKHDPKVSNDTPAPGDYSPEKVRLDYTPSFTFAGKNIPKIENDTPAPGDYHPEKVRQDHNPAFSFAGRHDLQKPSDTPAPGAYSPEKVRQDHNPAFSMAGKHIEKITNGTPAPGDYCPEKVRLDYTPSFTFGSKNDPRVENNTPAPGDYHPEKVRQDHVPAFSFAGRHDLQKPSETPAPGAYSPEKVRQDHNPAFTMAGKHDPKVTNETPAPGDYSPEKVRLDHNPAFSFAGRHDLQKPSETPAPGDYFPEKVRQDFNPAFTFAGKHDPRSLSESPAPGDYSPEKVRLDHAPAFSFGGKHDPKAEHLHPAPCDYAPEKVRLDHTPAYTIAGRPAADPVSQTPAPCDYHPEQCQVDSTPAFTFGMRLGRERFSDTPAPSAYEPEKHSLHFTPAYSFGTKSDIRVTTDAPAPNVYKIPTVMGSSKEGKIRSAPAYTITGREKPPLIPVMIFPGPGYYDGEYTVVKPKPPVYSMRGKYKMGSEDAKPGPGAHCPEKVNLSHVPAYSFGIKHSQYLGRLNEKNTEFDYSFSGIC; from the exons ATGAACAAG GTCGAGTTAAAACACAAGAACAAGGATCAGGGACCCTGCGCCCGGGTGCGTAAGATTCGTCCAATCAACATGGGCGGCAACGTGGAGCAGCGTCCTTGGACTCCAACTGTCAGGATTGGCAGGATCGCCGCCGAGACCACCAATCCAGGTCCAGCCACCGTGCAGCTTCCAACCTTGATCG GCAGCAAAGTTCCGGACTCGAAGAAGAAGGCCGCTCCCTCGTACTCCTTCGGGCACAAGTTGGGCGGCAAGTACGACACCTCCGGACCGGGTCCGGCGCAGTACAATGTCACGGGTATGCGGGCCAAGGGACGTGACTATCCCCGTGCAGCCACGCTGCAGAGCAGGCCCAAGGAACTGACGCGCTTCTCGAATCCCGGACCAGGGGAATACGATGTGGTGCCGGCGGCCAAGGCGGTGATCGATGCCACGCCCAAGTACACCTTTGGCCAGCGGCCGGTGGCGTTGAAAACCTTTCAGATACCAG GTCCCAACCATTATCAAGTGGTGCCACTTGATGTCGTCAAGCGGCGTGCCCCACGATACTCCTTTCGCATTAAGGTTAACGTGTATTTGGTTAACAATCCAG CTCCGAATAGCTATTGCCCTGAAAGGGTCACGCAATCAAAAAAGAATGCGCCACGCTACACTTTCGGTAGACGAACTAAAATCGAACACGATCAGGGCACACCAG CTCCTGGCGCATATTGTCCGGAGAAGGTGAAGCTCAACAAGACGCCCGAGTTCAGTTTCGGCATCAAGCACCACGAACAGAGACCAGATTACACGCCAG CGCCTGGCACCTACAAGCCCGAGCAGGTGGTCCTTGAACACATGCCCGCCTACAGCTTCGGCTTGAAAACCAAGCACGTCCATGTCAGCGACACTCCAG CACCCGGTGCCTACAGCCCCGAAAAGTCCCGGCTGCACTCCACACCCGCGTATTCAATCGCCGGAAAGGCCTCCCACGACGTGGTCGATTGCACACCAG CACCCGGAGCATACGAACCCGAGAAGTGCGTCCTGAGCAGGACGCCAGCCTTCAGCTTTGGCCACCGCGCCGAGCTCGCCAAGTCCAGTGACACGCCCGCGCCGGGCACCTACAATCCGGAGAAGGTGCGCATGGACCATACGCCCGCATTCACCCTATCCGGCCGTCCGGAAACGAGATCCGTCAGCGAGACTCCGGCGCCCGGTTCGTATGCCCCGGAAAAGTATCGCAACGATCGTACGCCGGCCTTCACCTTCGGCGGTAAGCACGAGCAGCGACTCGAGAGCTCCACTCCGGCACCGGGCGACTACTGTCCCGAAAAAGTGCGGCACGATCACAATCCCGCTTTCTCATTCTCCGGCCGCCACGATCTGCACAAGCCCAGTGACACGCCCGCTCCGGGCGCCTACTCTCCGGAGAAGGTGCGACAAGATCACACTCCTGCCTTCTCCATGGCCGGGAAGTACACTCAAAAGGTGTCCAGCGACAGTCCGGCACCTGGGGACTACTGTCCCGAGAAGGTCCGCCTGGACCACACTCCCGCCTACAGCTTTGGCGTGAAGAGTGATCCAAAGGTAGAGAATAGCACTCCGGCGCCGGGTGATTATCACCCCGAAAAGGTTAGGCAGGATCACAATCCCGCGTTCTCATTCGGCGGTCGTCCCGAGCTTCAGAAACCAGATTACACTCCCGCACCTGGAGCCTACTTCCCGGAGAAAGTAAGGCTGGACCACAATCCAGCTTTCTCCATGGCGGGCAAGCATGATTCTAAGATTAGCAGTGACACACCTGCTCCTGGTGACTATAGCCCCGAGAAAGTCAGGCAAGACACTAACCTAGCGTACTCCTTTGCTGGCCGTCATGATCTCCACAAGCCCAGCGAAACTCCCGCACCAGGTGCCTACTCGCCGGAGAAGGTGAGGCTGGATCACAATCCAGCTTTCACGATGGCTGGCAAGTACGATCAGAAGATCTTGAACGGCACTCCGGCGCCGGGAGACTACAGTCCCGAGAAGTGTAGATTGGACCACACACCCGCCTACAGTTTTGGGGGTAAGAATGATCCCAAAGTAGAAAACCACACCCCGGCTCCAGGGGATTACCATCCGGAGAAGGTGAGGCTGGACCACAATCCAGCGTTCTCCTTTGCCGGACGCCATGACCTTCATAAGCCCAGTGATACTCCTGCTCCAGGAGCCTACTCGCCCGAGAAGGTACGTCAAGATCATAACCCAGCATTTTCCATGGCTGGCAAGCCGGTTGAAAAGCTGACTAATGGTACACCAGCTCCCGGAGATTACTGCCCGGAGAAAGTGCGCTTAGACCATACTCCGGCCTACACTTTCGGTGGCAAAAACGATCCGAAAGTGGAGAACAATACTCCTGCTCCCGGGGACTATCACCCCGAAAAAGTCAGGCAAGATCATAACCCAGCGTTCTCCTTTGCTGGTCGCCATGATCTCCACAAGCCAAGTGATAATCCCGCCCCTGGTGCCTACTGTCCGGAGAAGGTCCGTCAGGATCACAATCCGGCCTTCTCAATGGCGGGTAAGCACAGTCAAAAGGTCGCCAACGACACTCCAGCTCCGGGCGATTACAGTCCGGAAAAGGTGCGTCTAGATCACACACCTGCCTATACCTTTGGGGGAAAGAATGATCCCAGAGTGGAGAACAACACCCCAGCTCCAGGTGATTATCATCCCGAGAAAGTCAGGCAAGATCATAACCCAGCATTCTCCTTCGCTGGCCGTCATGATCTCCAAAAACCTAGCGACACTCCTGCTCCTGGAGCCTATTTTCCTGAAAAAGTCAGACAGGATCATAATCCTGCCTTCACAATGGCTGGCAAGCATGATCCTAAGGTTTCCAATGATACTCCTGCCCCGGGCGACTACAGTCCCGAGAAGGTGCGTCTAGATTACACACCTTCCTTCACCTTTGCTGGtaaaaatattcccaaaatTGAGAACGATACCCCAGCTCCAGGTGACTATCATCCCGAGAAGGTTAGACAAGATCACAATCCTGCCTTTTCCTTTGCGGGTAGGCACGATCTTCAGAAGCCCAGTGACACTCCTGCTCCAGGAGCATACTCGCCGGAGAAGGTGAGGCAAGATCACAATCCCGCATTCTCCATGGCTGGTAAGCACATTGAGAAGATTACCAATGGCACGCCAGCTCCAGGTGACTACTGTCCCGAGAAGGTTCGTTTAGATTACACTCCCTCTTTCACATTTGGGAGCAAGAATGACCCTCGGGTGGAGAACAACACACCGGCGCCAGGAGATTACCATCCCGAAAAGGTTAGGCAAGATCATGTACCCGCATTTTCCTTCGCCGGCCGTCATGACCTCCAGAAGCCCAGTGAGACTCCTGCTCCCGGAGCTTACTCCCCCGAGAAAGTTAGGCAAGATCACAATCCCGCCTTTACAATGGCCGGCAAGCATGACCCAAAGGTGACCAATGAGACCCCGGCACCAGGTGACTACAGTCCCGAGAAGGTAAGGCTAGATCACAATCCCGCCTTCTCCTTCGCCGGTCGCCACGACCTGCAGAAGCCGAGTGAAACGCCCGCACCCGGAGACTACTTCCCGGAGAAGGTCAGGCAGGACTTCAACCCGGCGTTCACCTTCGCCGGCAAACACGATCCCAGATCGCTGAGTGAATCACCCGCTCCCGGCGACTACAGCCCTGAGAAGGTGCGACTGGACCATGCACCCGCTTTCAGCTTTGGCGGCAAGCACGACCCCAAGGCGGAGCACCTTCATCCCGCGCCATGCGACTACGCCCCCGAGAAAGTGCGTCTCGACCATACACCCGCCTACACCATTGCAGGTCGTCCAGCCGCCGATCCCGTGAGCCAGACGCCGGCTCCCTGCGACTACCATCCGGAGCAGTGCCAGGTGGACAGCACGCCAGCGTTCACCTTCGGCATGCGACTGGGAAGGGAACGTTTCTCCGATACGCCAG CACCCTCCGCTTACGAGCCGGAAAAGCACTCACTGCACTTCACACCCGCCTACAGCTTCGGCACCAAGTCGGATATCCGCGTGACCACCGATGCCCCAG CTCCTAATGTCTACAAAATACCCACCGTCATGGGCAGCAGCAAGGAGGGCAAGATTCGCTCGGCTCCGGCCTACACGATTACGGGTCGCGAGAAGCCTCCGCTGATTCCGGTCATGATCTTCCCCGGACCCGGTTACTACGACGGCGAGTACACGGTGGTGAAGCCGAAGCCACCAGTGTACTCCATGCGCGGCAAGTACAAGATGGGCAGCGAGGACGCCAAGCCCGGACCCGGAGCACACTGTCCGGAGAAG
- the LOC6527684 gene encoding uncharacterized protein LOC6527684 isoform X1, giving the protein MNKVELKHKNKDQGPCARVRKIRPINMGGNVEQRPWTPTVRIGRIAAETTNPGPATVQLPTLIGSKVPDSKKKAAPSYSFGHKLGGKYDTSGPGPAQYNVTGMRAKGRDYPRAATLQSRPKELTRFSNPGPGEYDVVPAAKAVIDATPKYTFGQRPVALKTFQIPGPNHYQVVPLDVVKRRAPRYSFRIKVNVYLVNNPAPNSYCPERVTQSKKNAPRYTFGRRTKIEHDQGTPAPGAYCPEKVKLNKTPEFSFGIKHHEQRPDYTPAPGTYKPEQVVLEHMPAYSFGLKTKHVHVSDTPAPGAYSPEKSRLHSTPAYSIAGKASHDVVDCTPAPGAYEPEKCVLSRTPAFSFGHRAELAKSSDTPAPGTYNPEKVRMDHTPAFTLSGRPETRSVSETPAPGSYAPEKYRNDRTPAFTFGGKHEQRLESSTPAPGDYCPEKVRHDHNPAFSFSGRHDLHKPSDTPAPGAYSPEKVRQDHTPAFSMAGKYTQKVSSDSPAPGDYCPEKVRLDHTPAYSFGVKSDPKVENSTPAPGDYHPEKVRQDHNPAFSFGGRPELQKPDYTPAPGAYFPEKVRLDHNPAFSMAGKHDSKISSDTPAPGDYSPEKVRQDTNLAYSFAGRHDLHKPSETPAPGAYSPEKVRLDHNPAFTMAGKYDQKILNGTPAPGDYSPEKCRLDHTPAYSFGGKNDPKVENHTPAPGDYHPEKVRLDHNPAFSFAGRHDLHKPSDTPAPGAYSPEKVRQDHNPAFSMAGKPVEKLTNGTPAPGDYCPEKVRLDHTPAYTFGGKNDPKVENNTPAPGDYHPEKVRQDHNPAFSFAGRHDLHKPSDNPAPGAYCPEKVRQDHNPAFSMAGKHSQKVANDTPAPGDYSPEKVRLDHTPAYTFGGKNDPRVENNTPAPGDYHPEKVRQDHNPAFSFAGRHDLQKPSDTPAPGAYFPEKVRQDHNPAFTMAGKHDPKVSNDTPAPGDYSPEKVRLDYTPSFTFAGKNIPKIENDTPAPGDYHPEKVRQDHNPAFSFAGRHDLQKPSDTPAPGAYSPEKVRQDHNPAFSMAGKHIEKITNGTPAPGDYCPEKVRLDYTPSFTFGSKNDPRVENNTPAPGDYHPEKVRQDHVPAFSFAGRHDLQKPSETPAPGAYSPEKVRQDHNPAFTMAGKHDPKVTNETPAPGDYSPEKVRLDHNPAFSFAGRHDLQKPSETPAPGDYFPEKVRQDFNPAFTFAGKHDPRSLSESPAPGDYSPEKVRLDHAPAFSFGGKHDPKAEHLHPAPCDYAPEKVRLDHTPAYTIAGRPAADPVSQTPAPCDYHPEQCQVDSTPAFTFGMRLGRERFSDTPAPSAYEPEKHSLHFTPAYSFGTKSDIRVTTDAPAPGHYHPEQCRLDSSPAYSFGLKTVPTASLPEPRGAYIEDRIVQRRERRLASPVRNNAECTTTTTNNNNAGSSTTTTTNHTNNNAGSSSTTTTTTTTTTKTFINGVEQPELQKKETTKQVNGTHKELKSAPPAPLSNGNVVSNGNHSKMVSTTTRMQEVAHAQKESGNLKVVASGKSDASATKAAAVSHQTVVHADGAIVSSGQSSRMQTVKYAVEASSVQEKIISS; this is encoded by the exons ATGAACAAG GTCGAGTTAAAACACAAGAACAAGGATCAGGGACCCTGCGCCCGGGTGCGTAAGATTCGTCCAATCAACATGGGCGGCAACGTGGAGCAGCGTCCTTGGACTCCAACTGTCAGGATTGGCAGGATCGCCGCCGAGACCACCAATCCAGGTCCAGCCACCGTGCAGCTTCCAACCTTGATCG GCAGCAAAGTTCCGGACTCGAAGAAGAAGGCCGCTCCCTCGTACTCCTTCGGGCACAAGTTGGGCGGCAAGTACGACACCTCCGGACCGGGTCCGGCGCAGTACAATGTCACGGGTATGCGGGCCAAGGGACGTGACTATCCCCGTGCAGCCACGCTGCAGAGCAGGCCCAAGGAACTGACGCGCTTCTCGAATCCCGGACCAGGGGAATACGATGTGGTGCCGGCGGCCAAGGCGGTGATCGATGCCACGCCCAAGTACACCTTTGGCCAGCGGCCGGTGGCGTTGAAAACCTTTCAGATACCAG GTCCCAACCATTATCAAGTGGTGCCACTTGATGTCGTCAAGCGGCGTGCCCCACGATACTCCTTTCGCATTAAGGTTAACGTGTATTTGGTTAACAATCCAG CTCCGAATAGCTATTGCCCTGAAAGGGTCACGCAATCAAAAAAGAATGCGCCACGCTACACTTTCGGTAGACGAACTAAAATCGAACACGATCAGGGCACACCAG CTCCTGGCGCATATTGTCCGGAGAAGGTGAAGCTCAACAAGACGCCCGAGTTCAGTTTCGGCATCAAGCACCACGAACAGAGACCAGATTACACGCCAG CGCCTGGCACCTACAAGCCCGAGCAGGTGGTCCTTGAACACATGCCCGCCTACAGCTTCGGCTTGAAAACCAAGCACGTCCATGTCAGCGACACTCCAG CACCCGGTGCCTACAGCCCCGAAAAGTCCCGGCTGCACTCCACACCCGCGTATTCAATCGCCGGAAAGGCCTCCCACGACGTGGTCGATTGCACACCAG CACCCGGAGCATACGAACCCGAGAAGTGCGTCCTGAGCAGGACGCCAGCCTTCAGCTTTGGCCACCGCGCCGAGCTCGCCAAGTCCAGTGACACGCCCGCGCCGGGCACCTACAATCCGGAGAAGGTGCGCATGGACCATACGCCCGCATTCACCCTATCCGGCCGTCCGGAAACGAGATCCGTCAGCGAGACTCCGGCGCCCGGTTCGTATGCCCCGGAAAAGTATCGCAACGATCGTACGCCGGCCTTCACCTTCGGCGGTAAGCACGAGCAGCGACTCGAGAGCTCCACTCCGGCACCGGGCGACTACTGTCCCGAAAAAGTGCGGCACGATCACAATCCCGCTTTCTCATTCTCCGGCCGCCACGATCTGCACAAGCCCAGTGACACGCCCGCTCCGGGCGCCTACTCTCCGGAGAAGGTGCGACAAGATCACACTCCTGCCTTCTCCATGGCCGGGAAGTACACTCAAAAGGTGTCCAGCGACAGTCCGGCACCTGGGGACTACTGTCCCGAGAAGGTCCGCCTGGACCACACTCCCGCCTACAGCTTTGGCGTGAAGAGTGATCCAAAGGTAGAGAATAGCACTCCGGCGCCGGGTGATTATCACCCCGAAAAGGTTAGGCAGGATCACAATCCCGCGTTCTCATTCGGCGGTCGTCCCGAGCTTCAGAAACCAGATTACACTCCCGCACCTGGAGCCTACTTCCCGGAGAAAGTAAGGCTGGACCACAATCCAGCTTTCTCCATGGCGGGCAAGCATGATTCTAAGATTAGCAGTGACACACCTGCTCCTGGTGACTATAGCCCCGAGAAAGTCAGGCAAGACACTAACCTAGCGTACTCCTTTGCTGGCCGTCATGATCTCCACAAGCCCAGCGAAACTCCCGCACCAGGTGCCTACTCGCCGGAGAAGGTGAGGCTGGATCACAATCCAGCTTTCACGATGGCTGGCAAGTACGATCAGAAGATCTTGAACGGCACTCCGGCGCCGGGAGACTACAGTCCCGAGAAGTGTAGATTGGACCACACACCCGCCTACAGTTTTGGGGGTAAGAATGATCCCAAAGTAGAAAACCACACCCCGGCTCCAGGGGATTACCATCCGGAGAAGGTGAGGCTGGACCACAATCCAGCGTTCTCCTTTGCCGGACGCCATGACCTTCATAAGCCCAGTGATACTCCTGCTCCAGGAGCCTACTCGCCCGAGAAGGTACGTCAAGATCATAACCCAGCATTTTCCATGGCTGGCAAGCCGGTTGAAAAGCTGACTAATGGTACACCAGCTCCCGGAGATTACTGCCCGGAGAAAGTGCGCTTAGACCATACTCCGGCCTACACTTTCGGTGGCAAAAACGATCCGAAAGTGGAGAACAATACTCCTGCTCCCGGGGACTATCACCCCGAAAAAGTCAGGCAAGATCATAACCCAGCGTTCTCCTTTGCTGGTCGCCATGATCTCCACAAGCCAAGTGATAATCCCGCCCCTGGTGCCTACTGTCCGGAGAAGGTCCGTCAGGATCACAATCCGGCCTTCTCAATGGCGGGTAAGCACAGTCAAAAGGTCGCCAACGACACTCCAGCTCCGGGCGATTACAGTCCGGAAAAGGTGCGTCTAGATCACACACCTGCCTATACCTTTGGGGGAAAGAATGATCCCAGAGTGGAGAACAACACCCCAGCTCCAGGTGATTATCATCCCGAGAAAGTCAGGCAAGATCATAACCCAGCATTCTCCTTCGCTGGCCGTCATGATCTCCAAAAACCTAGCGACACTCCTGCTCCTGGAGCCTATTTTCCTGAAAAAGTCAGACAGGATCATAATCCTGCCTTCACAATGGCTGGCAAGCATGATCCTAAGGTTTCCAATGATACTCCTGCCCCGGGCGACTACAGTCCCGAGAAGGTGCGTCTAGATTACACACCTTCCTTCACCTTTGCTGGtaaaaatattcccaaaatTGAGAACGATACCCCAGCTCCAGGTGACTATCATCCCGAGAAGGTTAGACAAGATCACAATCCTGCCTTTTCCTTTGCGGGTAGGCACGATCTTCAGAAGCCCAGTGACACTCCTGCTCCAGGAGCATACTCGCCGGAGAAGGTGAGGCAAGATCACAATCCCGCATTCTCCATGGCTGGTAAGCACATTGAGAAGATTACCAATGGCACGCCAGCTCCAGGTGACTACTGTCCCGAGAAGGTTCGTTTAGATTACACTCCCTCTTTCACATTTGGGAGCAAGAATGACCCTCGGGTGGAGAACAACACACCGGCGCCAGGAGATTACCATCCCGAAAAGGTTAGGCAAGATCATGTACCCGCATTTTCCTTCGCCGGCCGTCATGACCTCCAGAAGCCCAGTGAGACTCCTGCTCCCGGAGCTTACTCCCCCGAGAAAGTTAGGCAAGATCACAATCCCGCCTTTACAATGGCCGGCAAGCATGACCCAAAGGTGACCAATGAGACCCCGGCACCAGGTGACTACAGTCCCGAGAAGGTAAGGCTAGATCACAATCCCGCCTTCTCCTTCGCCGGTCGCCACGACCTGCAGAAGCCGAGTGAAACGCCCGCACCCGGAGACTACTTCCCGGAGAAGGTCAGGCAGGACTTCAACCCGGCGTTCACCTTCGCCGGCAAACACGATCCCAGATCGCTGAGTGAATCACCCGCTCCCGGCGACTACAGCCCTGAGAAGGTGCGACTGGACCATGCACCCGCTTTCAGCTTTGGCGGCAAGCACGACCCCAAGGCGGAGCACCTTCATCCCGCGCCATGCGACTACGCCCCCGAGAAAGTGCGTCTCGACCATACACCCGCCTACACCATTGCAGGTCGTCCAGCCGCCGATCCCGTGAGCCAGACGCCGGCTCCCTGCGACTACCATCCGGAGCAGTGCCAGGTGGACAGCACGCCAGCGTTCACCTTCGGCATGCGACTGGGAAGGGAACGTTTCTCCGATACGCCAG CACCCTCCGCTTACGAGCCGGAAAAGCACTCACTGCACTTCACACCCGCCTACAGCTTCGGCACCAAGTCGGATATCCGCGTGACCACCGATGCCCCAG CACCTGGTCACTATCATCCGGAGCAGTGCAGGCTGGACAGCTCGCCAGCCTACAGCTTTGGCCTGAAGACCGTGCCCACTGCTTCGCTTCCAG AACCCAGAGGCGCGTACATCGAAGATCGCATTGTGCAAAGACGCGAACGCCGTCTGGCCAGTCCTG TACGCAACAACGCGGAATGCACCACCACAActaccaacaacaacaacgctggtagcagcaccaccacaaccaccaaccacaccaacaacaatgctggcagcagcagcaccaccaccacaacaaccaccaccaccacaaagACCTTCATAAACGGAGTGGAGCAGCCGGAGCTGCAGAAGAAGGAGACCACCAAGCAGGTGAATGGCACCCACAAGGAGCTTAAGtccgcaccaccagcaccactgAGCAATGGCAATGTCGTTTCCAATGGCAACCACTCGAAGATGgtcagcaccaccaccaggaTGCAGGAAGTTGCCCACGCACAAAAGGAGAGTGGCAACCTGAAGGTGGTGGCCAGCGGTAAGTCGGATGCCAGTGCCACCAAGGCGGCGGCCGTGAGCCACCAGACTGTGGTGCATGCGGATGGCGCCATCGTGAGCAGTGGCCAATCCTCCAGGATGCAGACGGTCAAGTACGCTGTGGAGGCGAGCAGCGTGCAGGAGAAGATTATCAG CTCCTAA